A genomic stretch from Georgenia muralis includes:
- the trpS gene encoding tryptophan--tRNA ligase, producing the protein MPAQPLTSEPRQTPADQAGNDLAEATTDASLERTRRRSEEIEAQIAADPTGFRVLTGDRPTGNLHLGHYFGSLLNRVRLQDAGVETMVLVADYQVITDRDGVGPIRERVLSLVADYLAVGIDPDRSTIFTHSAVPALNQLMLPFLSVVTDAELRRNPTVKSEMEATGDRPMSGLMLTYPVHQAADILFCKANLVPVGKDQLPHLEQARVVARRFDERYGRAGDAPVFPRPEALLSEAASVLGTDGQKMSKSRGNAIELGMDADTTARLLKRAVTDADRHITYDPVGRPEVSNLVQLTAMASGRDPHDVAREIGDGGGAALKRAATEAVNEMLAPVRARRAELVADEGHLLAVLRAGNERARAVADATLDEVRAAMQMVY; encoded by the coding sequence GTGCCCGCACAGCCCCTGACGTCCGAGCCCCGACAGACCCCCGCCGACCAGGCCGGCAACGACCTGGCCGAGGCGACCACCGACGCCTCCCTCGAGCGCACCCGCCGGCGCAGCGAGGAGATCGAGGCCCAGATCGCCGCCGACCCGACCGGCTTCCGCGTCCTGACCGGGGACCGCCCCACCGGCAACCTCCACCTCGGCCACTACTTCGGCAGCCTCCTCAACCGGGTCCGCCTGCAGGACGCGGGCGTGGAGACGATGGTGCTGGTCGCCGACTACCAGGTCATCACCGACCGTGACGGCGTCGGGCCGATCCGCGAGCGGGTGCTCTCCCTGGTCGCGGACTACCTCGCGGTCGGCATCGACCCCGACCGCTCGACGATCTTCACCCACTCGGCCGTGCCGGCGCTCAACCAGCTCATGCTCCCCTTCCTCAGCGTCGTGACCGACGCCGAGCTCCGCCGCAACCCCACCGTGAAGTCGGAGATGGAGGCCACGGGCGACCGGCCGATGTCCGGCCTCATGCTCACCTACCCCGTGCACCAGGCGGCGGACATCCTCTTCTGCAAGGCCAACCTCGTGCCGGTCGGCAAGGACCAGCTCCCCCACCTCGAGCAGGCTCGCGTGGTGGCGCGGCGCTTCGACGAGCGCTACGGCCGCGCCGGGGACGCCCCGGTCTTCCCGCGGCCCGAGGCCCTGCTCTCCGAGGCGGCCTCGGTGCTCGGCACCGACGGGCAGAAGATGTCGAAGTCGCGCGGCAACGCCATCGAGCTCGGCATGGACGCCGACACCACGGCCCGCCTGCTCAAGCGGGCGGTCACCGACGCCGACCGGCACATCACCTACGACCCCGTCGGTCGCCCGGAGGTGTCCAACCTCGTCCAGCTCACCGCGATGGCGAGCGGCCGGGACCCCCACGACGTCGCCCGGGAGATCGGCGACGGCGGCGGCGCGGCGCTCAAGCGCGCCGCCACCGAGGCCGTCAACGAGATGCTCGCCCCGGTCCGGGCCCGGCGGGCCGAGCTCGTCGCCGACGAGGGACACCTCCTCGCCGTCCTGCGCGCGGGCAACGAGCGGGCGCGCGCCGTCGCGGACGCCACGCTCGACGAGGTCCGTGCGGCCATGCAGATGGTGTACTGA
- a CDS encoding electron transfer flavoprotein subunit beta/FixA family protein has translation MRIVVCVKHVPDLQAERSLDAAGHLVRGDDDVLNELDENAVEAALALAEAVGGEVVALTMGPDDAVDAVRRALQMGAASGVHVVDERAAGSDVVGTARVLAAAVRKVGEEAPVDLVVTGMASMDGLTAMLPSALAASLELPQLTLAGRVAIDGRTVTVTRTIGDADEVLAAELPLVLSVTDQANEPRYPNFKAIMAAKKRPVAIWDLDDLSLASTGAEADGGPEVGTAGAGAVVVSAAPRPPREAGRVITDSGDAGTQLAAYLVENKLV, from the coding sequence ATGAGGATCGTCGTGTGCGTCAAGCACGTCCCCGACCTGCAGGCCGAGCGCTCGCTCGACGCCGCCGGGCACCTGGTGCGCGGAGACGACGACGTGCTCAACGAGCTCGACGAGAACGCGGTCGAGGCCGCGCTCGCGCTCGCCGAGGCCGTCGGCGGCGAGGTGGTCGCCCTGACCATGGGGCCCGACGACGCCGTCGACGCCGTCCGCCGCGCGCTGCAGATGGGCGCCGCCTCCGGGGTGCACGTCGTCGACGAGCGCGCCGCCGGGTCCGACGTCGTCGGGACGGCCCGGGTGCTCGCGGCCGCGGTCCGCAAGGTCGGGGAGGAGGCCCCGGTCGACCTCGTCGTCACCGGCATGGCGTCCATGGACGGCCTCACCGCGATGCTGCCCTCCGCGCTCGCGGCCTCGCTCGAGCTGCCCCAGCTCACCCTCGCCGGGCGGGTGGCGATCGACGGCCGGACCGTGACGGTCACCCGGACCATCGGCGACGCCGACGAGGTCCTCGCCGCCGAGCTGCCGCTGGTGCTGTCCGTGACCGACCAGGCCAACGAGCCGCGCTACCCAAACTTCAAGGCGATCATGGCGGCGAAGAAGCGGCCCGTGGCCATCTGGGACCTCGACGACCTCTCCCTGGCCTCCACCGGCGCGGAGGCCGACGGCGGCCCCGAGGTGGGCACCGCGGGGGCGGGGGCCGTCGTCGTCTCCGCCGCGCCGCGCCCACCGCGCGAGGCCGGCCGCGTCATCACCGACTCCGGCGACGCCGGTACGCAGCTCGCGGCGTACCTCGTCGAGAACAAGCTCGTCTGA
- the glgX gene encoding glycogen debranching protein GlgX, which translates to MSTARPAARPAPRPATKPRATAPAPPPAPAPPPAPVEVRRAGHAANPRRLGAHLVGDGVDVAVVASRAREVELCLLDPASDGTFTERRYLLRGPVAGVWHGHVPGVGPGQRYGFRVHGHWDPATGLRHNPAKLQLDPYARAIDGEVALVPQIHDHLVGPDLAPLDGGASADPADSAPYVPHGVVVDDAFDGRVPGPRVPWSRTVLYEAHVRGLTMRLPGLPEELRGTYAGLANPVTIAHLKSLGVTTIELLPIHASMSEPFLTAKGLSNYWGYNTLAFFAPEPRYATRAAREAGPQAVLAEVKGMVALLHAAGLEVVLDVVYNHTCEGGAHGPSLSLRGLDNTGYYLHDGVAPARLVDVTGCGNSLDFRRTRVVQLALDSLRYWVEEVDVDGFRFDLAVTLGRNGGDYTPYHPFLVAMVTDPVLSSVKLIAEPWDLGPGGWRTGQFPAPMADWNDKFRNAVRTFWLADAGAASHGHTGHDLRELATRMSGSADLFGLGEVPGGRGPLSSVNYVTAHDGFTLADLVAYDHKHNEANLEGNHDGTNDNRSWNHGVEGAVKDSIAAPILPLRRRSMRNLMGTLLLSAGTPMITAGDEFGRSQHGNNNAYCQDNEISWVGWELAPWRRDMLETTQYLLRLRAEHPVLRPTRFATGRPDPGDDVADLAWFDGAGLAMTAHRWHDVHNRVLQMLRSGRRSADRDALVLINGSLDQQMVTLAEGRGGDYELVWDSAWERPEYQRTTSDSDPLSLIASPHEAVEMESLSMRLYLSMP; encoded by the coding sequence GTGAGTACCGCACGCCCCGCCGCCCGCCCGGCCCCCCGGCCGGCCACGAAGCCGCGGGCGACCGCTCCCGCACCGCCGCCCGCCCCGGCACCGCCGCCGGCCCCCGTGGAGGTCCGGCGCGCCGGTCACGCCGCCAACCCGCGCCGGCTCGGCGCCCACCTCGTCGGGGACGGCGTCGACGTCGCGGTCGTCGCCTCCCGAGCCCGCGAGGTCGAGCTGTGCCTGCTCGACCCGGCCAGCGACGGCACGTTCACCGAACGCCGCTACCTGCTCCGCGGCCCGGTGGCGGGGGTCTGGCACGGGCACGTCCCCGGGGTGGGACCGGGCCAGCGCTACGGCTTCCGCGTCCACGGGCACTGGGACCCCGCGACGGGGCTGCGGCACAACCCGGCCAAGCTCCAGCTCGACCCGTACGCCCGTGCGATCGACGGGGAGGTCGCCCTCGTCCCCCAGATCCACGACCACCTCGTCGGGCCCGACCTGGCCCCGCTCGACGGCGGGGCGAGCGCCGACCCGGCCGACTCGGCCCCCTACGTGCCCCACGGCGTCGTCGTCGACGACGCGTTCGACGGGCGCGTCCCGGGCCCCCGCGTGCCGTGGTCGCGCACCGTGCTGTACGAGGCGCACGTGCGCGGCCTGACGATGCGGCTGCCGGGACTGCCCGAGGAGCTCCGCGGCACCTACGCAGGCCTGGCCAACCCGGTGACGATCGCGCACCTGAAGTCCCTGGGCGTGACGACGATCGAGCTGCTGCCCATCCACGCGTCGATGTCCGAGCCCTTCCTCACGGCCAAGGGGCTGAGCAACTACTGGGGCTACAACACCCTGGCCTTCTTCGCCCCCGAGCCGCGCTACGCCACGCGGGCGGCCCGGGAGGCCGGCCCCCAGGCGGTGCTCGCCGAGGTCAAGGGCATGGTCGCCCTCCTGCACGCGGCGGGCCTGGAGGTCGTCCTCGACGTCGTGTACAACCACACCTGCGAGGGCGGCGCCCACGGGCCGTCGCTGAGCCTGCGCGGGCTGGACAACACCGGGTACTACCTCCACGACGGCGTCGCCCCGGCCCGGCTGGTCGACGTCACCGGGTGCGGCAACTCCCTGGACTTCCGCCGCACCCGGGTGGTCCAGCTCGCCCTGGACTCGCTGCGCTACTGGGTGGAGGAGGTCGACGTGGACGGCTTCCGTTTCGACCTGGCGGTGACGCTGGGCCGCAACGGCGGTGACTACACGCCCTACCACCCCTTCCTCGTCGCGATGGTCACGGACCCGGTGCTCTCCTCGGTCAAGCTCATCGCCGAGCCGTGGGACCTGGGGCCGGGCGGGTGGCGCACCGGGCAGTTCCCCGCGCCGATGGCGGACTGGAACGACAAGTTCCGCAACGCCGTGCGCACCTTCTGGCTCGCCGACGCCGGCGCGGCCTCCCACGGGCACACCGGTCACGACCTGCGCGAGCTGGCCACCCGCATGTCGGGCTCGGCCGACCTGTTCGGCCTGGGCGAGGTCCCCGGGGGGCGCGGTCCGCTCAGCTCGGTCAACTACGTCACCGCCCACGACGGCTTCACCCTGGCCGACCTCGTGGCCTACGACCACAAGCACAACGAGGCCAACCTCGAGGGCAACCACGACGGCACGAACGACAACCGGTCGTGGAACCACGGCGTGGAGGGCGCGGTGAAGGACTCCATCGCCGCGCCGATCCTGCCGCTGCGCCGGCGCTCGATGCGCAACCTCATGGGCACGCTCCTGCTCTCGGCGGGGACCCCGATGATCACCGCCGGGGACGAGTTCGGGCGCAGCCAGCACGGCAACAACAACGCCTACTGCCAGGACAACGAGATCTCCTGGGTGGGCTGGGAGCTCGCACCGTGGCGTCGGGACATGCTCGAGACCACCCAGTACCTCCTGCGGCTGCGGGCCGAGCACCCCGTCCTGCGGCCGACCCGCTTCGCCACCGGCCGGCCCGACCCCGGCGACGACGTCGCCGACCTCGCCTGGTTCGACGGCGCGGGCCTGGCGATGACGGCCCACCGGTGGCACGACGTCCACAACCGTGTCCTGCAGATGCTGCGCTCGGGCCGGCGCTCGGCCGACCGGGACGCCCTCGTCCTCATCAACGGCTCGCTCGACCAGCAGATGGTCACCCTCGCCGAGGGTCGTGGCGGGGACTACGAGCTCGTCTGGGACTCGGCGTGGGAGCGCCCGGAGTACCAGCGCACCACCTCCGACTCCGACCCCCTGAGCCTCATCGCCTCCCCCCACGAGGCGGTGGAGATGGAGTCGCTGAGCATGCGGCTGTACCTCTCGATGCCCTGA
- the glgP gene encoding alpha-glucan family phosphorylase — MRAIRRFTVRTVLPEALKPLDTLAQNLRWSWHTPTREMFASLDPQLWEEVHGDPVALLGALDPRRLEKLAADRALVAQIRELDADLARYLSEPRWYQRDYADADKPAAVAYFSAEYGITAVLPQYSGGLGILAGDHLKSASDLGVPIVGVGLLYGAGYFKQSLTRDGWQHETYPLLDPDNLPLTLLREPDGTPARVSLDMPGGRTLSAQVWLAQVGRVPLLLLDSNILDNDEQARRVTDRLYGGSADHRLRQELLLGMGGVKAVRLYSRLTGSPRPEVYHCNEGHAGFLSVERVRELVEAEGLTFEAALEAVKAGTVFTTHTPVPAGISRYSTDLVAQYFGGGAEIPGIPLEKVLALGAEDFDGGDPGVYNMAVMGLRAAKRANGVAKLHGRVSRGMFHQLWPGFDVREVPITSVTNGVHGPTWTDPAFAEMAERHLTPEQLATGEGWLLGPDAGGVDDAELWAVRRTLRSNLVTEARRRVRKSWIDRGASPAELGWTDDVLDPDVLTIGFARRVPTYKRLTLMLSDPERLSRLLTDPERPIQIIVAGKSHPDDELGVTLIQKLVQFADQVGVRERIVFLPNYDIAMAQSLMPGCDVWLNNPLRPLEASGTSGMKCALNGALNLSILDGWWDEWFDGRNGWAIPTADGVEDPAERDRLEAAALYTLLEDTVVPRFYERDADGIPRHWMEMVRHTLATLGPKVQATRMVQDYVRNLYTPVAVSSRRLDGAHQYVGAAALADWKAGVRAAWPGVRVDHVEASGVADVVNVGDTVSVTVYAHLGELSPADVQVQVVGGRVDEEDNLTEFRVFALEPTEALEGGRHAFTGSYTLEFAGPFGYTARIVPSHPDLASFTELSLVTSAEH; from the coding sequence GTGAGAGCCATCCGACGATTCACCGTCCGCACCGTCCTGCCCGAGGCGCTGAAGCCCCTGGACACCCTCGCGCAGAACCTGCGGTGGTCCTGGCACACGCCGACCCGGGAGATGTTCGCCTCCCTCGACCCGCAGCTGTGGGAGGAGGTCCACGGCGACCCCGTCGCGCTCCTCGGCGCGCTGGACCCGAGGCGTCTCGAGAAGCTCGCCGCCGACCGCGCGCTGGTCGCGCAGATCCGCGAGCTCGACGCCGACCTCGCCCGTTACCTCAGCGAGCCCCGCTGGTACCAGCGGGACTACGCCGACGCCGACAAGCCGGCCGCGGTGGCGTACTTCTCCGCCGAGTACGGCATCACCGCCGTGCTGCCGCAGTACTCGGGCGGCCTGGGCATCCTCGCGGGCGACCACCTCAAGTCCGCCTCCGACCTCGGCGTCCCGATCGTGGGCGTGGGCCTGCTCTACGGCGCCGGCTACTTCAAGCAGTCCCTCACCCGTGACGGCTGGCAGCACGAGACCTACCCCCTGCTCGACCCCGACAACCTGCCGCTGACGCTCCTGCGCGAGCCGGACGGCACCCCCGCGCGCGTCTCGCTCGACATGCCTGGTGGTCGCACCCTCAGCGCCCAGGTGTGGCTGGCCCAGGTCGGTCGTGTGCCGCTGCTCCTGCTCGACTCCAACATCCTCGACAACGACGAGCAGGCCCGCCGGGTCACCGACCGCCTCTACGGCGGCTCCGCCGACCACCGCCTGCGCCAGGAGCTCCTCCTGGGCATGGGCGGTGTCAAGGCCGTGCGCCTGTACTCCCGCCTCACCGGCTCGCCGAGGCCCGAGGTGTACCACTGCAACGAGGGCCACGCCGGGTTCCTCTCCGTCGAGCGGGTGCGCGAGCTCGTCGAGGCCGAGGGCCTGACGTTCGAGGCCGCGCTCGAGGCCGTCAAGGCCGGCACCGTCTTCACCACCCACACCCCGGTGCCCGCGGGCATCTCCCGGTACAGCACCGACCTCGTCGCGCAGTACTTCGGTGGCGGCGCGGAGATCCCGGGCATCCCCCTGGAGAAGGTCCTCGCGCTCGGCGCGGAGGACTTCGACGGCGGTGACCCGGGCGTGTACAACATGGCCGTCATGGGCCTGCGGGCCGCCAAGCGCGCCAACGGCGTGGCCAAGCTCCACGGGCGGGTCTCGCGCGGCATGTTCCACCAGCTCTGGCCCGGCTTCGACGTCCGCGAGGTGCCCATCACCTCCGTGACCAACGGCGTCCACGGCCCGACCTGGACCGACCCGGCGTTCGCCGAGATGGCCGAGCGCCACCTCACCCCCGAGCAGCTCGCGACCGGCGAGGGCTGGCTGCTCGGCCCCGACGCCGGCGGCGTCGACGACGCCGAGCTCTGGGCGGTGCGCCGCACCCTGCGCAGCAACCTCGTCACCGAGGCGCGGCGCCGCGTGCGCAAGTCGTGGATCGACCGCGGGGCCTCCCCGGCCGAGCTGGGCTGGACCGACGACGTCCTCGACCCCGACGTCCTCACCATCGGCTTCGCCCGACGGGTTCCCACCTACAAGCGCCTGACGCTCATGCTCTCGGACCCCGAGCGGCTCTCCCGCCTGCTCACCGACCCCGAGCGCCCGATCCAGATCATCGTCGCCGGCAAGTCCCACCCCGACGACGAGCTCGGCGTCACCCTCATCCAGAAGCTCGTCCAGTTCGCCGACCAGGTCGGGGTGCGCGAGCGGATCGTGTTCCTGCCGAACTACGACATCGCCATGGCCCAGTCCCTCATGCCCGGCTGCGACGTGTGGCTGAACAACCCGCTGCGCCCGCTCGAGGCGTCCGGCACGTCGGGGATGAAGTGCGCCCTCAACGGCGCGCTCAACCTCTCCATCCTCGACGGCTGGTGGGACGAGTGGTTCGACGGGCGCAACGGCTGGGCGATCCCCACCGCCGACGGCGTCGAGGACCCCGCCGAGCGCGACCGGCTCGAGGCGGCCGCCCTGTACACCCTGCTCGAGGACACCGTCGTGCCCCGCTTCTACGAGCGCGACGCCGACGGGATCCCGCGGCACTGGATGGAGATGGTCCGCCACACCCTGGCCACGCTCGGGCCGAAGGTCCAGGCCACCCGGATGGTCCAGGACTACGTGCGCAACCTTTACACGCCCGTCGCGGTGTCCTCGCGCCGGCTCGACGGCGCGCACCAGTACGTCGGCGCTGCCGCGCTCGCGGACTGGAAGGCCGGGGTCCGGGCCGCCTGGCCCGGCGTTCGGGTCGATCACGTCGAGGCGTCCGGCGTCGCGGACGTCGTCAACGTCGGTGACACGGTCTCCGTCACCGTCTACGCCCACCTCGGTGAGCTCTCACCGGCCGACGTCCAGGTCCAGGTCGTCGGCGGCCGCGTGGACGAGGAGGACAACCTCACCGAGTTCCGGGTCTTCGCGCTCGAGCCCACCGAGGCACTGGAGGGTGGCCGGCACGCCTTCACGGGCTCCTACACCCTGGAGTTCGCCGGGCCCTTCGGCTACACCGCCCGGATCGTGCCCAGCCACCCCGACCTGGCGTCCTTCACGGAGCTCAGCCTGGTCACCAGCGCCGAGCACTGA
- a CDS encoding maltokinase N-terminal cap-like domain-containing protein: MSILDAEVLGALGTWLAGRRWYTGKGRTPRLTAVSGLRLDELSQTWLVRDDAGPEPVLYQVPLTRHGAPVAGLEGALVAAGPAGWVYDGCQDPDGAAALLRAITQERRLDPVDGRGLGTGHRAGPAPVPTGSRVLTGEQSNTSVIYDVADGEPVILKVFRVLHPGYNPDVEVQQALASAGSARVPRPVGDLVGRWPVRDAGSPGVVTGAGAGETLVEGHLALAQEFLPGVEDAWRVALRAATEGEDFTDRARALGEATAEVHAVLARVLPTRTADDAARAATLRGWQGRQGDAVAHVPALAGRAEEIGAVLRAGAGAPWPRLQRVHGDYHLGQVLDVPGRGWVLLDFEGEPLRPLAERTEPDLPQRDVAGMLRSFDYAAASAAGAPAGWAGAAREAFLDGYAAVSGGDPRAGAELLRALELDKALYEAVYEARNRPDWLPIPVAGIERILAGAGGT; the protein is encoded by the coding sequence ATGAGCATCCTCGATGCCGAGGTCCTCGGCGCCCTCGGCACGTGGCTCGCCGGGCGGCGGTGGTACACCGGCAAGGGGCGCACGCCCCGCCTGACAGCGGTCTCCGGCCTGCGCCTGGACGAGCTGTCGCAGACGTGGCTGGTGCGCGACGACGCCGGCCCCGAGCCGGTGCTCTACCAGGTCCCGCTCACGCGCCACGGGGCACCGGTCGCCGGGCTCGAGGGCGCGCTCGTGGCCGCCGGGCCCGCCGGCTGGGTCTACGACGGCTGCCAGGACCCCGACGGCGCCGCAGCCCTCCTCCGGGCGATCACCCAGGAACGCCGCCTCGACCCGGTCGACGGCCGCGGGCTGGGCACCGGGCACCGCGCGGGACCGGCCCCGGTCCCCACCGGGTCGCGGGTGCTCACCGGCGAACAGTCCAACACCTCGGTCATCTACGACGTCGCCGACGGCGAGCCGGTCATCCTCAAGGTCTTCCGTGTCCTGCACCCCGGGTACAACCCCGACGTCGAGGTCCAGCAGGCGCTCGCCTCGGCCGGGTCCGCCCGGGTCCCCCGGCCGGTGGGCGACCTCGTCGGTCGCTGGCCGGTCCGCGACGCCGGCTCGCCCGGGGTGGTGACCGGCGCCGGCGCCGGCGAGACCCTGGTCGAGGGGCACCTGGCCCTGGCCCAGGAGTTCCTGCCCGGGGTCGAGGACGCGTGGCGCGTCGCGCTGCGCGCGGCCACCGAGGGCGAGGACTTCACCGACCGGGCCCGCGCCCTCGGCGAGGCCACCGCCGAGGTCCACGCGGTCCTCGCCCGGGTGCTGCCCACCCGCACGGCCGACGACGCCGCGCGGGCGGCCACGCTTCGCGGCTGGCAGGGCCGCCAGGGCGACGCCGTCGCCCACGTGCCGGCGCTCGCCGGCCGGGCCGAGGAGATCGGCGCCGTGCTGCGCGCCGGCGCGGGCGCACCGTGGCCGCGGCTGCAGCGTGTGCACGGCGACTACCACCTCGGGCAGGTCCTCGACGTCCCCGGCCGGGGCTGGGTCCTCCTGGACTTCGAGGGCGAGCCCCTGCGTCCCCTCGCCGAGCGCACGGAGCCGGACCTCCCCCAGCGCGACGTCGCCGGGATGCTGCGGTCGTTCGACTACGCCGCGGCCTCCGCCGCCGGCGCCCCGGCCGGCTGGGCCGGCGCCGCGCGCGAGGCGTTCCTCGACGGCTACGCCGCGGTCTCGGGCGGCGACCCCCGCGCCGGGGCCGAGCTGCTGCGCGCCCTGGAGCTCGACAAGGCGCTGTACGAGGCGGTCTACGAGGCGCGCAACCGACCCGACTGGCTGCCCATCCCGGTGGCGGGGATCGAGCGGATCCTCGCCGGGGCCGGCGGCACCTGA
- a CDS encoding alpha-1,4-glucan--maltose-1-phosphate maltosyltransferase, whose product MPAPVPAPFAPVGRIPVVEVSPVLEDGRWPAKATVGEAFPVRATVFREGHDAVAATAVLVAPDGTDHSWAAMRDVAPGLDRYEAWLVPDAPGDWGFRVEGWSDPYATWAHDATIKVDAGVDVGLMMTEGALVLDRAAEAPGLDDGARAVLTDAVAALRDARRPPQARMAAATSPDVRAVLAAHPLREMVSASATYPVVVHRERALYGSWYEMFPRSVGAHLDKETGTWTSGTLRTAAQDLPRIAGMGFDVVYLTPVHPIGLTNRKGRNNTLGANEQDPGSPYGIGSWEGGHDAIHPDLGTFEDFDAFVGRARELGMEVALDIALQASPDHPWVSEHPEWFTTRADGSIAYAENPPKKYQDIYPLNFDNDPEGIYVAIRDVLDLWVEHGVTAFRVDNPHTKPLSFWQRLLAEFHERHPEVIFLAEAFTRPAMMRTLGAIGFHQSYTYFTWRTRKEEIGDYLLELARETDARVRPSFWPTTHDILTPYMQQGGVTAFAIRAVLAATGSPTWGIYSGYELVEHVARPGAEEQIDNEKYEFKERDFARAGDHGIATLLTALNRLRRAHPALQRLRNVTVHPTSDDGILCFSKHVPADQSPTGTADTVVVVVNLDPFLTREGVLHLDLAALGVTPGGEPGAPAMAVSDELSGQTYYWGPDPFVRLDPHAQVAHVLSVRPL is encoded by the coding sequence GTGCCCGCTCCCGTGCCGGCGCCGTTCGCCCCGGTCGGGCGCATCCCGGTGGTCGAGGTCTCCCCCGTCCTGGAGGACGGCCGGTGGCCGGCCAAGGCCACCGTGGGCGAGGCGTTCCCGGTCCGGGCGACCGTCTTCCGCGAGGGGCACGACGCGGTCGCGGCCACGGCGGTCCTCGTCGCGCCCGACGGCACGGACCACTCCTGGGCGGCGATGCGCGACGTCGCCCCGGGACTCGACCGCTACGAGGCCTGGCTGGTCCCCGACGCGCCCGGCGACTGGGGCTTCCGGGTCGAGGGCTGGTCCGACCCGTACGCCACCTGGGCCCACGACGCCACGATCAAGGTCGACGCCGGCGTCGACGTCGGCCTCATGATGACCGAGGGGGCGCTGGTGCTCGACCGGGCGGCCGAGGCCCCGGGCCTGGACGACGGCGCCCGGGCCGTCCTCACCGACGCCGTCGCCGCCCTGCGCGACGCGCGCCGGCCCCCCCAGGCGCGGATGGCGGCCGCGACGTCCCCCGACGTCCGCGCGGTGCTGGCCGCGCACCCCCTGCGGGAGATGGTCTCGGCGTCGGCCACCTACCCCGTCGTCGTGCACCGCGAGCGCGCCCTGTACGGGTCCTGGTACGAGATGTTCCCCCGGTCCGTCGGGGCGCACCTGGACAAGGAGACCGGCACCTGGACCTCGGGGACCCTGCGCACCGCCGCGCAGGACCTGCCGCGGATCGCCGGGATGGGGTTCGACGTCGTCTACCTCACCCCCGTCCACCCGATCGGCCTGACGAACCGCAAGGGCCGCAACAACACCCTTGGGGCGAACGAGCAGGACCCGGGCTCGCCGTACGGGATCGGCTCGTGGGAGGGCGGGCACGACGCCATCCACCCGGACCTGGGCACGTTCGAGGACTTCGACGCCTTCGTGGGCCGGGCACGGGAGCTGGGCATGGAGGTGGCCCTGGACATCGCCCTGCAGGCCTCCCCCGACCACCCGTGGGTGAGCGAGCACCCGGAGTGGTTCACCACGCGGGCGGACGGCTCGATCGCCTACGCCGAGAACCCCCCGAAGAAGTACCAGGACATCTATCCGCTGAACTTCGACAACGACCCCGAGGGCATCTACGTCGCGATCCGCGACGTGCTCGACCTGTGGGTGGAGCACGGGGTCACCGCGTTCCGCGTGGACAACCCGCACACCAAGCCGCTGAGCTTCTGGCAGCGCCTGCTCGCGGAGTTCCACGAGCGTCACCCCGAGGTGATCTTCCTCGCCGAGGCCTTCACCCGGCCGGCGATGATGCGCACGCTCGGTGCGATCGGCTTCCACCAGTCCTACACGTACTTCACCTGGCGGACCCGCAAGGAGGAGATCGGCGACTACCTGCTCGAGCTCGCCCGGGAGACCGACGCCCGCGTCCGGCCGAGCTTCTGGCCCACCACGCACGACATCCTCACGCCCTACATGCAGCAGGGCGGGGTCACCGCGTTCGCGATCCGGGCCGTCCTGGCGGCGACCGGCTCACCCACGTGGGGCATCTACTCCGGCTACGAGCTGGTCGAGCACGTCGCCCGGCCCGGTGCCGAGGAGCAGATCGACAACGAGAAGTACGAGTTCAAGGAGCGCGACTTCGCCCGCGCCGGCGACCACGGCATCGCGACGCTGCTCACCGCCCTCAACCGGCTGCGCCGGGCGCACCCCGCCCTGCAGCGGCTGCGCAACGTCACCGTCCACCCCACCAGCGACGACGGGATCCTGTGCTTCTCCAAGCACGTCCCCGCCGACCAGTCGCCCACCGGGACGGCGGACACGGTGGTCGTGGTCGTCAACCTCGACCCCTTCCTCACCCGCGAGGGCGTCCTCCACCTCGACCTCGCGGCCCTGGGCGTCACGCCGGGTGGCGAGCCCGGCGCCCCCGCGATGGCGGTCAGCGACGAGCTGAGCGGCCAGACGTACTACTGGGGACCCGACCCGTTCGTCCGGCTGGATCCGCACGCCCAGGTGGCCCACGTCCTGAGCGTGAGGCCGCTGTGA